A window from Salvia miltiorrhiza cultivar Shanhuang (shh) chromosome 2, IMPLAD_Smil_shh, whole genome shotgun sequence encodes these proteins:
- the LOC131010912 gene encoding 14-3-3 protein 2: MAPREENVYMAKLAEQAERYEEMVEYMEKVSTSLEDKEELTVEERNLLSVAYKNVIGARRASWRIISSIEQKEESRGNEDHVTTIKEYRSKIEAELSKICEGILKLLDDRLIPSAGTGDSKVFYLKMKGDYHRYLAEFKTAAERKEAAESTLNAYKAAQDIANTELAPTHPIRLGLALNFSVFYYEILNSPDRACNLAKQAFDEAIAELDTLGEESYKDSTLIMQLLRDNLTLWTSDMQDDGADDIKEAPKPEEAAAQQ, from the exons ATGGCGCCGCGAGAGGAGAATGTCTACATGGCCAAGCTGGCCGAGCAGGCCGAGCGCTACGAGGAAATGGTGGAGTACATGGAGAAAGTGTCCACGTCGCTCGAGGACAAGGAGGAGCTCACCGTGGAGGAGCGCAACCTGCTCTCCGTAGCCTACAAGAACGTCATCGGCGCGCGCCGGGCGTCGTGGCGGATCATCTCCTCGATCGAGCAGAAGGAGGAGTCCCGGGGCAATGAGGACCACGTCACCACCATCAAGGAGTACAGATCTAAGATCGAGGCCGAGCTCTCCAAAATCTGCGAAGGAATCCTCAAGCTGCTCGACGATCGCCTCATTCCGTCCGCCGGCACCGGGGATTCCAAGGTTTTCTACCTCAAGATGAAAGGTGATTACCATAGGTATCTGGCTGAGTTTAAGACTGCTGCTGAGAGGAAAGAGGCTGCTGAGAGCACTCTCAACGCTTACAAGGCTGCTCAG GACATAGCTAACACAGAGCTCGCCCCTACACATCCAATTCGATTGGGATTGGCCCTGAACTTCTCTGTTTTCTACTATGAGATCTTGAACTCTCCTGACCGTGCATGTAACCTTGCCAAACAG GCTTTCGATGAGGCCATTGCTGAGTTGGATACCCTTGGCGAGGAGTCCTACAAAGATAGCACTTTGATCATGCAACTTCTTCGAGACAACCTCACCTTGTGGACCTCTGACATGCAG GATGATGGGGCCGATGATATCAAAGAAGCTCCTAAACCTGAAGAAGCAGCAGCTCAACAGTGA